In the genome of Quercus robur chromosome 3, dhQueRobu3.1, whole genome shotgun sequence, one region contains:
- the LOC126718658 gene encoding transcription factor BHLH089 isoform X1, with protein sequence MDPPAMMNEGSSYNLAEIWQLPPMNGGGGGMVMGLRRPQFGDVNGATNREVSGNDPMSLDQRGGNGGGSRKRRDLEDDSSNSNGANDSEGKRLKTSGSGDENLDSKAETEPSSGKHVEQNTQTPPEPPKQDYIHVRARRGQATDSHSLAERARREKISERMKILQDLVPGCNKVIGKALVLDEIINYIQSLQHQVEFLSMKLEAVNTRMTPGLEVFPSKDFGQQTFDTSGMAFGSQAPREYTRSSSPEWLHMQVGGGFERTT encoded by the exons ATGGATCCGCCGGCGATGATGAACGAAGGGTCGTCGTATAACTTGGCGGAGATCTGGCAGCTTCCGCCGATGAATGGCGGCGGTGGAGGAATGGTGATGGGGCTGAGGAGGCCTCAGTTCGGCGATGTAAACGGTGCGACGAATCGGGAAGTTTCGGGTAACGATCCGATGAGTTTGGACCAGCGAGGTGGCAATGGCGGTGGGTCGAGGAAGCGGCGTGATTTGGAGGACGATTCTTCCAACTCCAATGGCGCG AATGATAGTGAGGGAAAGCGGCTGAAAACGTCAGGAAGTGGAGACGAGAATCTTGATTCAAAAGCTGAGACAGAACCCAGTTCAGGCAAGCATGTGGAACAGAATACTCAGACCCCGCCGGAGCCGCCTAAGCAAGACTACATCCATGTACGAGCAAGAAGGGGTCAAGCTACTGATAGCCACAGTTTAGCAGAAAGA GCTAGACGAGAAAAGATAAGTGAGAGGATGAAAATTCTCCAGGATCTAGTCCCGGGTTGTAATAAG GTTATTGGAAAAGCACTGGTCCTTGATGAGATAATAAATTACATCCAATCACTACAGCATCAGGTTGAG TTCTTGTCAATGAAGCTAGAAGCAGTTAATACAAGAATGACCCCTGGACTTGAAGTGTTTCCTTCTAAAGAT TTTGGTCAACAGACATTTGATACTTCTGGCATGGCATTTGGTTCACAAGCCCCAAGGGAGTACACCCGCAGTTCATCACCAGAGTGGTTGCACATGCAGGTTGGTGGTGGTTTTGAAAGAACAACGTAG
- the LOC126718658 gene encoding transcription factor BHLH089 isoform X2: MDPPAMMNEGSSYNLAEIWQLPPMNGGGGGMVMGLRRPQFGDVNGATNREVSGNDPMSLDQRGGNGGGSRKRRDLEDDSSNSNGANDSEGKRLKTSGSGDENLDSKAETEPSSGKHVEQNTQTPPEPPKQDYIHVRARRGQATDSHSLAERARREKISERMKILQDLVPGCNKVIGKALVLDEIINYIQSLQHQVEFLSMKLEAVNTRMTPGLEVFPSKDTFDTSGMAFGSQAPREYTRSSSPEWLHMQVGGGFERTT; the protein is encoded by the exons ATGGATCCGCCGGCGATGATGAACGAAGGGTCGTCGTATAACTTGGCGGAGATCTGGCAGCTTCCGCCGATGAATGGCGGCGGTGGAGGAATGGTGATGGGGCTGAGGAGGCCTCAGTTCGGCGATGTAAACGGTGCGACGAATCGGGAAGTTTCGGGTAACGATCCGATGAGTTTGGACCAGCGAGGTGGCAATGGCGGTGGGTCGAGGAAGCGGCGTGATTTGGAGGACGATTCTTCCAACTCCAATGGCGCG AATGATAGTGAGGGAAAGCGGCTGAAAACGTCAGGAAGTGGAGACGAGAATCTTGATTCAAAAGCTGAGACAGAACCCAGTTCAGGCAAGCATGTGGAACAGAATACTCAGACCCCGCCGGAGCCGCCTAAGCAAGACTACATCCATGTACGAGCAAGAAGGGGTCAAGCTACTGATAGCCACAGTTTAGCAGAAAGA GCTAGACGAGAAAAGATAAGTGAGAGGATGAAAATTCTCCAGGATCTAGTCCCGGGTTGTAATAAG GTTATTGGAAAAGCACTGGTCCTTGATGAGATAATAAATTACATCCAATCACTACAGCATCAGGTTGAG TTCTTGTCAATGAAGCTAGAAGCAGTTAATACAAGAATGACCCCTGGACTTGAAGTGTTTCCTTCTAAAGAT ACATTTGATACTTCTGGCATGGCATTTGGTTCACAAGCCCCAAGGGAGTACACCCGCAGTTCATCACCAGAGTGGTTGCACATGCAGGTTGGTGGTGGTTTTGAAAGAACAACGTAG